ATGGCGATCATTAAAGACACGTTCATGTCAACCAAGGGCCCTTCGCTCCCGCCCCTTTGCCTCGAGTCCCATTTCACAGCCTGGGGACTCTCCACCAGGGACAGGCTGACAGTGGCTGTCGCTGACAGCGCCGGCTCCCCATGGTCCTTCACCAGGATCACGAGTCTCTGGCTGGGGCCGTCCGCCTCCTCCAAGGCCCGCGTGGTGCTGATCTCCCCGCTGTACACACCCACCCGGAAAGGCcccgcagccctgggctcctgcacTTCGTAGCGAAGCCACGCGTTGTAGCCGGAATCCGCATCCACCGCTCGGATCTTGCCCACCACGTGCCCTGCGCCGGCCGACAGCGGAACCAGCTCGGGCCCTGGCGAGCCGCGGCCGGAGCCAGCCGGGGACACTGCGGGCGCGTTGTCATTTTCATCCAGGACAAAGAGCTGCACAGTCACGTTCCCGCACAACGACGGGAACCCGGCGTCCCTCGCGCTCAcctggaactgcagcacttccagCTCCTCGTAGTCAAAGGGCTGCAGGGCATAGATGTGCCCGCTCTCCGAGTGCACCGAGATGTAGCTGGACAGGGGCTGCTCTCCCACACTTCGCTCCACCACCGAGTAGCTCACAAAGGCGTTTTCCCTCAGGTCCGGGTCCGAGGCCGACAAGGTGAAGAGATGGGCCCCGGGCGGGTTGTTTTCCTTCATAAACACCCTGTAAACGGGCTGAGGGAAAGCGGGAGCGTTATCGTTCACATCCGCGATCGGcaccaaaatgctgctgctggccgAGAGAGACGGGGTCCCTTCGTCTCCGGCTGTCACCAGGATCTTATATTCAGACACTCGCTCCcgatccacggcctccgccagcACCAGCGAGTGATAATTCTTAAAGGTGGAGACGAGCTGAAAGGGCAGGTTCGGGGGGATGGAGCAGGTTACTTTGCCGTTGTCTCCCGAGTCCCGGTCAGAGACGCTAATAAGAGACACTACTGTCCCCGGGGGAGCGTCCTCCGGAACCGGCAGAGAATGAGACGTTATTGTTAACTCAGGGGCATTATCGTTAATATCCAAAATTTCCACCAAAACATTGCAATGTCCAGCCAAGGGAAACGGGCTTTTATCTCTGGCTTCCACTCGAATTTCATACAGGGTTTTGACTTCATAATCGACTTCTCCTTTAAGTCGGATCTCACCAGTATCAGCATCAATGCTGAATAATTTTCTCACACTGAATGGGAGGAGATCACTAAAGGAGTATGAAATGTCTTTATTAATTCCTTCGTCCAAGTCCGTGGCATTAAGTGTAATGACTAACGTTCCATGACCTGCATTTTCTAACAAACTCACCTCATAAACAGATTGGTTAAATACAGGCGCGTTATCATTCGCATCCAGCACAGTGATCACCAGCTGAACTGTGCCTGTGAGCTCCGGTTTGCCCCCGTCAGTGGCGGTGAACAATAAACGATGCTCAGGAATTTCCTCTCTGTCCAGAGGCTTCTTAAGCACAAGTTCCGCCAATGTACTGTGGTAATTTTTTACTTGCACATCTAAAGTGAAATAATTATTTAGGCTGAGTTTATAGGTTAGCAGAGAGTTTGTACCAATATCTGCATCAGACGCGCCCTCTAGTGGGAATCGCGAACCCAACAGTCTCGATTCTGAGATAACTAGATTTTGCGCTTGTACCAAGAAAACAGGAGCATTGTCGTTTATATCCTGTATCTCCACTTCCACATGAAATATCCTCAGGGGTTTGTCCACTATCACCTCCAGGTCAATGGCGCACAGGGGGCTCTGGCCGCACAGCTCTTCCCTGTCTATTCGCGAATTAACAAACAAAACGCCGGTCTGCAAATTTACCTCAAAATAGTCTCTCCTGCTGTTGGAGACCATCCGGAACATCCGAGACACCAGCTCCgccacctccagctccaggtcCTGGGCCAGGCGGCCCACAAAGGTGCCGTGTTTGGATTCCTCCGGCACGGAATAACGGACCTGGCCGCTGCCCACCTCCCAGGCCGTGTGTAACAGAACCAACCGCAGCAGCTGCCTGGTTACCAGGGAGACTCGCCGCCGCCGGAGAAGAGCCATTGCGGACACGGGGCGGTGTCAGTGACGGTTTGAGAGATAAAATTCCTAGGTCtttaacagaaaataaatattcttaaatatCCTGCCGTGTCTTTGTGCAAATTTAATCCGGTGTCAAGCAATCCTGCTGAATCTGTTGTTTGCTGCAAATTACAGCACAGTCCGAAGAGGCACAGTCCGAAATTTtccgttttttaaaaaatatatcttcCTTCTGTTGTTCATAAATTAAGAAAATCTCTTGAAAACTCTCACACGTATGTTTTAAATCATGAAATAAATTCCATTTGACTCCGGCATCATTCAGCAGATCTCAGGCTGTGAGAGACTGGATACAAAGCAAGGTGGAgctttgattttcctttttttatgaAGTCAACAGCGACATCCTGTGACTAAAACGTGTAAAtgctaaatggggggggggaggtaaaatATTTTCCTACTGCAGTACTCCTGCGCAGACCTTTATCAAATTTCTTccaaaaaagtattttctttgaagatggcaaaaaaaattttaaatatccACAGTTAAATGAGCGACATCTGAACATTCATtaaatttccttccttcctttttttcaattttagatACTAATGGGTGTATGTTTTTATTTTCGATTTAAATTTAAGGAAATAGGACTCGACTTTTATTTACTTTAGGTTAGTGACAACGTTGTGATTTATTACGTGTAGCAGAGTGTTTATGATCATATTTTTTCTGTCTTCCTCGATGTATTGTCTTTTGTAACACCAAGGAATCGGACTTCAGTGTTCACCTATGGCCATACTAAGAGTGCAAAATTACAAAGGCTAATTTAAATGTATAGAAATCTACAAAAAAAGAAGCTAATCATTTCAATCCAAAATCCATAGAAATGGGAGAACAGTTGTCCTCTACTAGTTCCCTTACATGGGGTGGAAAGCAAACTACACAGTTGGATTCCAAAGAAAGAATTTGGTGTCGTAGTGGGTCCTGTAGAGGAGTCcaatggacagagcactggattgggagttaggagacctggattctattcctggatcTATCTCTGACTTGCTATGTGATTTGGGGCAAATCACTTCGTCTTTCTGTACCAGTTTCCCTTCCCACGCATtgactgtcttgtctatttgaaTTATAAACTCTTGGAAGCTGGAATTGTCTTTTATGTGTTTGCACAATGGCCCAGCTCAATGGAGCCCCAACTCATTTGGAACTCCTAGGCTccaccttttcttcttctttctattattattactattactattattattattatgtgacCAGAGCATCTGCTTAGAATCACACATCTAAACCCACCTGTCGGAGGCACACAGGGGTTCCACTAGCTAACAAAGTCCACGGGCTGTAGCCGTGGCAGTGGAGTAGCTATACAGATACTCCTACAACGCTACTGGGTTGGGGGACTATtataattcccccccccaaaaaaaatattaaatctttTGCATAAAGTCAACTTATTACTTGGGGTTTGTGCATAGTGTTCAGCTCTTGATCTTAAGATATGTACGAACTACCCTCATTCATCTCAATGTAATGTTAATTCAGATGCGTAGTGCCAAGTAAACGCACAGATAGATGTCAGATTATGCTGATTCAAATGTAAAccttgttaactatttcactgtttATTTGGTTACCAAAACACCCAACTACTCTGGGACTGTTTGGAGAGTGTGAACAGAGTGCACCCCCTCCAGTCTAGCTCCAGCCCAGGTAGCATGGGCAATGTATATCGCTGTTGAATGTCATCCTGTCCCTAATTGCGGGTTTGGCAGCATAGTCTGAATCAGCCCGGAATAGTTTACCAGCCTGATTCAATATATGGATTTAATATATACAGTTCCCATGTCGTCAAATCCTCCCACCTCCTCCTACTGTGCGTTACCAATATTTAATCCCATACAGTCTTTCTCTTATTCCTGCACGACTCTGGTTTCCCAGAAACAGTAGCTGCTTTGTCTCCTTTTCCAAGATGCTTCCCAACGAGTCTCATTCTGTTTGTGCTGCAGACCTACGTCCTGGAAAGATTAAAGTCATCCTTTCACATCATACTTCGGGTCACTTGTACTCCTCCTGGCTATGGCCTGCAATGGCTCTTTGCAATTTTTGGAACCATTGACAACCGCAAGTGTTTCTCAGAAGTCCTTACACTTCTAGGTATATGAGATAGATAGTTCTTTCCAGCACAGGATCGCCAATCAAGTATCCCTTTAATATTTATTCTCCCATAAGAATTCTTCCATGAATTATTGGTGGCTCTGGGATTTCCTTATCTCTCTGAATCCTGATTCTTCTGAGATTTGTGGTCTTATTCGCTTTTCAAGTTGCTTGGTACCTTCTTGCCAAGATAATACCTTCCACCTTCTGACATGCCCGGACGGCACAGTGAGGAACATCGTGGAGAGTGCTCTGCGGGATGCCATCAAGAAGCAAATTGCCAGAACCCCCTCCAACCAAGATGTAGCCACCTACCTAAGCGACTCACTGGAAGGCAAATTTGGAAGGGGGGGAGACTTCGCTTTGCTCTGGACTCATGCCCGCAATGCTGCGCAATAACTGGAGAAGTGTATTGGCTGCCACTGGACATGGTGTGAAGAACGTCAGAAGCTGGGAGCCCTGGTGCCACAGGTGAAGAATATGGAGTGCACATCATCACTCCAAGAGCCagaaccatgctggagaggaccctgaatGATGCCATTCGCTGCCAATATGTGGAAAACCTGAAACAGAAGCCAGACCAGGGCAAGGCCTTTGAAGTGACATGCAAGTGGCaagccagcaaccacttcctccctggaggcagCTTCACCTAATTTGCCGACTGGAGGTTCATCCACCAGGCCCGTCTCAACTGCGTCCCACTGAATGGAGCTGTCCGCCATGGAAATTGGGACAAGCGATGCAAGAAGTGTGGCTATGCCAATGAGACGCTACCCTACATCCagtgtagctgcaagccccattcaAGAGCTTGGCAGCTGTGACACAATGCCATTCAAGATCACCTCGCCAGAGCCATCCGGCCACCCATGGGGAAGGTTGCTGTAAACTCCACCATCCCCAGAACCGACAGCCAACTGTGACCAGACAACATCATCACCAATGAGGACcggaagaagatcatcatggtggacaTCACAATGCCCTTTGAAAACAGGACCCCGGCTTTCCACGACGCCCAAGCTCAAAAGCTGGAGAAATATGCCTCTCTGGCCAACACCCTAAGAGCTAGGGACTACGAGGTCCAAACTCACACACTGATCATTGGAGCCCTGGGCGCATGGTACCCCGGTAATGAGCGAGTCCTGAGAGAATGTGGAGTCGGTCAACACTACGCTCagctgatgcggcaactcatggtgcCAGACACCGTCAGGTGATCAAGCAACATCTACATAGAACATATCAGTGGACATCAGCAAAACCAgaagggatgagctggagtgccgatgagaagtgCAGTCCAGAAAGTAACTCAAATACTTTCCTGGtggactgttttttgtttttttttttttccctctaaatggacaacctatcctaattctcaattactgagggacaatctccactcattgatatattttgctttccacaaccaaatctctgtacaacttttcatgagtgatgtacccgagtattcagattctaatatctaagctgtattgttaaatctattcacctaaatttgggttattgctgattatgtactctatgtatcatatgactttaaaaaaaaaactttgcattTGTGGATAAtgtaagcactatacccagatgtacagacactcttttcccaacctatgtattatataatttttttaacattagctttaataaaatattatctcTCCGAGTCCTGATACTCAAAATAGCATCTAAGGAAGTGAGAAATCTTGTATTTTTCCTCGCTGAGATCTGCCAGATATTCAATCCCCTCTCCTCTTCCATTCAAATTATCTGTTCTCGTCATCCAGTTCCTAAAGTATCACTGAAATTTTCAGAATATaattgtgatgttatctgattaaaatatgaccatatagataaTTGTTGCAAATACtgatatatatttgcaacaaatcttgtacaaaatgtggcatgtaagatgtctatgaaaatgttatgatttgctggttatgattatgctatctgtatgcatgtatcatttttgtatttgaagttatgaatatttgctCTGGAttggatttcaaaatgtttgctcCTTGGTAATGCTCACAAGGTGGTTAGCCTGCAcctcttggagggactattcaaatgaagtggctcatcaagaaacacttaactgacaatggaccgtGGGAGACGCCtatctacactgaatggactgtcctgcaaATGTGCTGTCTGAAATATAGATAATGGTTTTCTGCAATGACTAGgcaaaatgcatggacatgtgacttgtccatgtgacTCCAACCACCATCTTGTTACTGTACTTTcccacagtgagaacaatgggGTTCCCCCCagatggcagaagctataaaaggccctggaaacccctccatttttcctctttcctgcccaaacctctggactatggactatACTTATGTGAGGattctaacca
Above is a window of Emys orbicularis isolate rEmyOrb1 chromosome 8, rEmyOrb1.hap1, whole genome shotgun sequence DNA encoding:
- the LOC135882953 gene encoding protocadherin alpha-8-like, with translation MALLRRRRVSLVTRQLLRLVLLHTAWEVGSGQVRYSVPEESKHGTFVGRLAQDLELEVAELVSRMFRMVSNSRRDYFEVNLQTGVLFVNSRIDREELCGQSPLCAIDLEVIVDKPLRIFHVEVEIQDINDNAPVFLVQAQNLVISESRLLGSRFPLEGASDADIGTNSLLTYKLSLNNYFTLDVQVKNYHSTLAELVLKKPLDREEIPEHRLLFTATDGGKPELTGTVQLVITVLDANDNAPVFNQSVYEVSLLENAGHGTLVITLNATDLDEGINKDISYSFSDLLPFSVRKLFSIDADTGEIRLKGEVDYEVKTLYEIRVEARDKSPFPLAGHCNVLVEILDINDNAPELTITSHSLPVPEDAPPGTVVSLISVSDRDSGDNGKVTCSIPPNLPFQLVSTFKNYHSLVLAEAVDRERVSEYKILVTAGDEGTPSLSASSSILVPIADVNDNAPAFPQPVYRVFMKENNPPGAHLFTLSASDPDLRENAFVSYSVVERSVGEQPLSSYISVHSESGHIYALQPFDYEELEVLQFQVSARDAGFPSLCGNVTVQLFVLDENDNAPAVSPAGSGRGSPGPELVPLSAGAGHVVGKIRAVDADSGYNAWLRYEVQEPRAAGPFRVGVYSGEISTTRALEEADGPSQRLVILVKDHGEPALSATATVSLSLVESPQAVKWDSRQRGGSEGPLVDMNVSLMIAICSVSGLFVLVIVVYVGLRCHPGPEVMCGPGKATVACSSEVASWSYSQRQSRNLCVGEGTAKNDLMVFSPNSSGNVGIEKPQQELTLKSSAAVSHMTESLFGNVFML